One region of Flavobacterium sp. KACC 22763 genomic DNA includes:
- a CDS encoding phosphatase PAP2 family protein → MLEKIQELDKDLLIFLNGLGSETYDKLWLIITNQLYWTPFFLLLFYLIYKKIGGKQTLYLLLFVAVLIAFTDQTCNLFKHTFQRLRPCNDPEINSIIRVVQVRKSYSFFSGHAANTMAVATFLFLILKRYFKYFGLLFLWPLIFAYSRIYLGLHFPGDILTGYFFGALFGFLLYLVYKKLKPQYFPG, encoded by the coding sequence ATGCTTGAAAAAATACAGGAATTAGATAAAGATCTTTTAATCTTTCTTAACGGATTAGGTTCTGAAACATACGACAAATTATGGCTTATCATTACCAATCAATTGTATTGGACGCCGTTTTTCTTACTTCTATTTTATCTTATTTATAAAAAAATAGGAGGAAAACAAACCCTGTATTTACTGCTTTTTGTAGCTGTTCTAATTGCTTTTACAGATCAGACCTGTAACTTATTCAAACATACTTTCCAGCGTTTGCGTCCATGTAACGATCCGGAAATAAATTCAATTATTAGAGTGGTTCAGGTTAGAAAATCATATAGCTTTTTCTCTGGACATGCTGCCAATACTATGGCGGTCGCAACATTTTTATTTTTGATTTTAAAGCGCTATTTCAAGTATTTCGGATTGTTATTTCTATGGCCTTTAATCTTTGCTTACAGCCGAATTTATTTAGGATTGCATTTTCCGGGTGATATCCTTACAGGATATTTCTTTGGAGCACTTTTCGGATTTTTACTTTATTTAGTTTATAAAAAGCTAAAACCACAGTATTTTCCAGGATAG
- a CDS encoding M1 family metallopeptidase produces MKKLSLLLLFPAMLVAQDKPVTAPAKQQGKYDTNKFSQMYDLLATPNMFRTASGAPGPAYYQQQADYKIDVELDDKNSKLSGSETITYTNNSPDSLEYLWIQLDQNQAKANTQTSLAESDKINQVLPLDGFSSKYLKKDLERGFNIEQVKDAKGSAMSYTINETMMRINLTSPLKPGEKISFSIKWWYNINNYRKEGGRSGYELFEKDGNKLYVIAQFYPRMAVYNDVEGWQNMQFWGSGEFALPFGNFDVNITVPADHVIDATGELMNRSEVFTAEQVKRYEQAQKSFDKPVVIVTQAEAEAAEKGFSEKKKTWKFSAKNVRDFGIASSRKFIYDAMAVKIGNRTVMAESVYPKEANPLWGETSTMVVAHTLKSYSSHTFDYPYPKAVSVSAEDQGMEYPMICWNYGRPDENGVTSKEVKNGMIGVIIHEVGHTFFPMIVNSDERQWTWMDEGLNSFLEYLAEQELDSNFPSRRGPAKNIVPYMSGDQKFLEPIMSNSETIHQFGNNAYGKPATGLNILREVVMGRELFDHAFRTYANRWKFKHPTPEDFFRTMEDASAVDLDWFWRGWFYSTDFVDIGIKDVKQYYVSDTPTADIKDVKVRKGRFGYEKGPFVYLVSGDNAEVSDSKKKALKVEDFKPLADYVDQTFTAEEKASIKSPKYFYEVEFNKPGGMIMPILVEITYEDGSKDNYKYPAQIWRKSNDTARKVYATTKAIKSIQVDPQLLTADIDVTNNSWPKVETKSKFD; encoded by the coding sequence ATGAAAAAACTTTCATTATTATTGCTTTTTCCTGCAATGTTAGTGGCGCAGGATAAACCAGTAACAGCTCCTGCCAAACAACAAGGAAAGTACGACACAAACAAGTTTAGCCAAATGTATGATTTGTTGGCAACACCAAACATGTTTCGTACAGCTTCTGGAGCTCCAGGACCAGCTTACTACCAACAACAGGCAGATTATAAAATCGATGTTGAATTGGATGATAAAAATTCAAAATTAAGCGGATCTGAAACCATTACCTATACAAATAACTCGCCAGATAGTTTGGAGTATTTATGGATTCAATTAGATCAAAATCAAGCAAAAGCAAATACGCAGACTTCATTGGCTGAAAGTGATAAAATCAATCAGGTTTTGCCTCTAGACGGTTTTTCTTCTAAATACTTGAAAAAAGATTTAGAGCGCGGTTTTAATATTGAACAAGTTAAAGACGCTAAAGGAAGCGCAATGTCTTATACGATCAACGAAACTATGATGCGTATAAATCTGACTTCACCTTTAAAACCTGGAGAAAAAATTTCTTTCTCAATAAAATGGTGGTATAATATTAATAATTATAGAAAAGAAGGCGGTCGTTCTGGATATGAATTATTCGAGAAAGACGGTAACAAACTATATGTAATCGCGCAATTCTACCCAAGAATGGCAGTTTATAATGATGTTGAAGGATGGCAGAACATGCAGTTCTGGGGAAGCGGAGAGTTTGCTCTTCCTTTTGGAAACTTTGATGTAAATATTACAGTTCCTGCAGATCATGTAATCGACGCAACTGGTGAATTAATGAACAGAAGCGAAGTGTTTACAGCTGAACAGGTAAAAAGATACGAACAAGCACAAAAATCATTTGATAAACCTGTTGTTATTGTAACGCAGGCAGAAGCAGAAGCAGCTGAAAAAGGTTTTTCTGAAAAGAAAAAAACTTGGAAATTTAGTGCTAAAAATGTTCGTGATTTCGGAATTGCTTCTTCAAGAAAATTCATTTACGATGCAATGGCTGTGAAAATTGGAAACAGAACTGTTATGGCAGAATCTGTTTATCCAAAAGAAGCAAACCCGCTTTGGGGAGAAACTTCTACAATGGTTGTGGCTCATACTTTAAAAAGCTATTCATCTCATACTTTTGATTATCCTTATCCAAAAGCAGTTTCTGTTTCTGCAGAAGATCAAGGTATGGAATATCCAATGATTTGTTGGAACTATGGCCGTCCTGATGAAAATGGCGTAACTAGCAAAGAAGTTAAAAACGGAATGATTGGTGTTATTATCCATGAAGTTGGACACACTTTCTTCCCGATGATTGTAAACTCAGACGAGCGTCAATGGACTTGGATGGATGAAGGATTGAATTCATTCTTAGAATATTTAGCAGAACAGGAATTAGATTCAAATTTCCCTTCAAGAAGAGGACCAGCAAAAAATATTGTTCCTTACATGAGTGGTGACCAGAAGTTTTTAGAGCCAATTATGTCAAACTCTGAAACTATTCACCAGTTTGGAAATAACGCTTACGGAAAACCAGCTACAGGTCTTAATATTTTGAGAGAAGTAGTTATGGGAAGAGAATTATTCGATCATGCATTCAGAACGTATGCAAACAGATGGAAGTTTAAACATCCAACCCCAGAAGATTTCTTTAGAACAATGGAGGATGCTTCAGCGGTAGATTTAGATTGGTTCTGGAGAGGTTGGTTTTACTCAACAGATTTTGTAGATATCGGAATTAAAGATGTAAAACAATATTACGTTTCAGATACTCCAACTGCAGATATTAAAGATGTAAAAGTTAGAAAAGGACGTTTTGGATACGAAAAAGGACCTTTTGTTTACTTAGTGTCTGGAGATAATGCAGAGGTAAGCGATTCTAAGAAAAAAGCTTTAAAAGTAGAAGATTTTAAACCTTTGGCAGATTACGTAGATCAGACTTTTACAGCTGAAGAAAAAGCGAGTATTAAATCTCCTAAGTATTTCTACGAAGTAGAATTCAATAAACCAGGCGGAATGATTATGCCTATTTTAGTTGAGATTACTTACGAAGATGGTTCTAAAGATAATTACAAATACCCAGCTCAAATCTGGAGAAAAAGTAATGATACGGCTAGAAAAGTTTATGCAACTACAAAAGCGATTAAGAGCATTCAAGTTGACCCTCAATTGCTAACAGCTGATATTGATGTAACCAATAACTCTTGGCCAAAAGTAGAGACAAAGTCAAAATTTGACTAA
- a CDS encoding Sec-independent protein translocase subunit TatA/TatB, with protein MFGIGGGELVFILFIVLMLFGSDKVPEIARTMGKAMAQLKNATNDIKSEIQKGAEANGLDSKSLNDITGNINAEINNAKSNLLGDTGNLLGDTTTEIEKVKEDIDTLSGPIKRQM; from the coding sequence ATGTTTGGTATAGGAGGAGGAGAATTAGTTTTTATACTGTTTATAGTACTAATGCTTTTTGGTTCAGATAAAGTGCCGGAAATCGCACGTACAATGGGAAAAGCTATGGCTCAATTAAAAAATGCAACTAATGATATTAAAAGCGAAATTCAGAAAGGAGCTGAGGCAAATGGTCTTGATTCAAAATCTCTGAATGATATTACTGGAAATATCAATGCAGAAATTAATAATGCAAAATCGAATTTACTTGGAGATACAGGAAATCTTTTAGGAGATACTACAACTGAAATCGAAAAAGTAAAAGAAGATATTGACACTCTCTCTGGACCTATTAAACGCCAAATGTAA
- a CDS encoding YceI family protein, producing MKTNTLKLFAVITAFLGISTFATAQKSYALDSKSTFSVAGTSTLHDWEMKSASGTGTASLNIANGKLTDIDALTVTLLAESVKSEKKSMDKVAYETLKTDKNKNIKYVLKSAEKVNETTWELTGTYTIAGVSKVYKTSVKTTVTKDGLNLQGTNKITFTDFGMKSPTAMLGTIKTGQDLTIKFNLTFNL from the coding sequence ATGAAAACAAATACATTAAAACTTTTCGCCGTTATAACAGCTTTTTTAGGAATCAGCACATTTGCTACAGCACAAAAATCATATGCTTTAGATAGTAAATCAACTTTTTCTGTTGCGGGTACTTCTACACTTCACGATTGGGAAATGAAATCGGCTTCTGGAACTGGAACAGCGTCTTTAAATATTGCTAACGGAAAACTAACAGATATTGATGCTTTGACCGTAACTCTTTTGGCTGAAAGCGTAAAAAGCGAGAAAAAAAGCATGGATAAAGTGGCTTACGAAACTTTAAAAACAGATAAAAACAAAAACATTAAATATGTTCTTAAATCTGCTGAAAAAGTAAACGAAACAACTTGGGAACTAACAGGAACTTACACCATTGCCGGAGTTAGCAAAGTTTACAAAACTTCTGTAAAAACAACGGTTACAAAAGATGGTTTAAACCTTCAGGGAACTAACAAAATCACTTTTACAGATTTCGGAATGAAATCGCCAACGGCAATGCTTGGAACAATAAAAACAGGTCAAGACCTAACAATAAAATTCAATTTAACCTTTAATTTATAA
- a CDS encoding YceI family protein, whose protein sequence is MKTIQSFLLTVIFTTMALQANAQKNYNVAANSTFEVAGTSTVHDWVMKSTEGTGTASLMVKDSKLTGINSLTVSLLAESLKSYKASMDKVAYEAMDTETHKYIEYVLKSAEKVDETTWNLTGIYTIAGVSKEYKTQVKVTTSKGSFILQGSNQITFGDFEMTPPKAALGVVKAGKDLTVIFNIILS, encoded by the coding sequence ATGAAAACAATTCAATCATTTTTACTGACAGTAATTTTTACAACAATGGCATTACAGGCAAATGCTCAAAAAAATTATAATGTAGCTGCAAACTCAACCTTTGAAGTAGCGGGCACTTCGACCGTACACGATTGGGTAATGAAATCTACAGAAGGAACAGGAACTGCCAGCCTAATGGTTAAAGATTCTAAACTAACAGGAATAAATAGCTTGACTGTTTCTTTATTAGCAGAAAGCCTAAAAAGCTACAAAGCAAGCATGGACAAAGTCGCTTATGAAGCCATGGATACCGAAACACACAAATACATTGAGTATGTTTTAAAATCTGCTGAAAAAGTTGATGAAACAACTTGGAATCTTACAGGAATTTACACTATTGCAGGCGTGAGCAAAGAATATAAAACTCAGGTAAAAGTAACGACCAGCAAAGGAAGTTTCATTTTGCAAGGTTCTAATCAAATCACTTTTGGCGATTTTGAAATGACGCCTCCTAAAGCAGCTCTTGGAGTTGTAAAAGCAGGAAAGGACTTAACTGTAATCTTCAATATTATTCTGAGTTAG
- a CDS encoding O-methyltransferase has translation MHFISQELEDYIEQHSEKEPELLAKLNKETYQKILLPRMLSGHFQGRVLSMLSKLIRPVNILEIGTYTGYAALCLCEGMQENGQLHTIDIKEELVDFQRKYFDMSPWGKQIFQHLGEAVNIIPDLDLKFDLVFIDADKENYLNYWEMIVPKMNKGGIILSDNVLWSGKILEPVHPNDVSTKVLLEYNQLLKDDPRVETVLLPIRDGLTVSRVL, from the coding sequence ATGCATTTTATATCTCAAGAATTAGAAGATTACATCGAACAGCATTCTGAAAAAGAACCAGAATTGTTGGCGAAACTCAATAAAGAAACTTATCAAAAAATACTTCTGCCAAGAATGCTAAGCGGGCATTTTCAAGGCCGTGTTCTAAGCATGCTTTCAAAATTGATTCGTCCAGTCAATATTCTTGAAATCGGAACTTACACTGGTTATGCTGCTTTGTGTTTGTGTGAAGGAATGCAAGAAAACGGACAGCTACATACCATTGATATCAAAGAAGAATTGGTCGATTTTCAACGAAAATATTTTGATATGTCTCCTTGGGGAAAACAAATTTTTCAGCATTTGGGAGAAGCCGTAAATATTATTCCGGATTTAGATTTAAAATTCGATTTGGTTTTTATTGACGCAGATAAGGAAAATTACCTCAATTATTGGGAAATGATTGTTCCAAAAATGAATAAAGGTGGTATCATTTTATCGGATAATGTTCTTTGGAGTGGAAAAATCCTAGAACCAGTTCATCCAAACGATGTTAGCACAAAAGTACTTTTAGAATACAACCAGCTTTTAAAAGATGACCCTAGAGTAGAAACAGTTTTATTGCCAATTCGCGATGGATTGACGGTTTCAAGGGTATTGTGA
- a CDS encoding RNA polymerase sigma factor codes for MKIISLHQEETKIIKLAVENNRQAQQQIYGKYSSKMLSVCRQYIKDIQLAEDVMITAFMKVFTNIKNFEHKGSFEGWIRRIMVNECISYLRVQKKVKFAEDEFFVEESFNEIDSQFTVEQIQYLIDALPDGYKMVFNLYAIEGYKHNEIAKMLGINEGTSKSQLSHARKMLQTQITILKKQDNGTE; via the coding sequence ATGAAAATTATTTCGTTACATCAAGAAGAAACCAAAATCATAAAGCTGGCTGTAGAGAACAATCGTCAGGCACAGCAGCAGATTTATGGTAAATATTCTTCAAAAATGTTAAGTGTATGCCGTCAATATATAAAAGACATACAATTGGCAGAAGATGTAATGATAACGGCTTTTATGAAGGTTTTTACGAATATCAAAAATTTTGAACATAAAGGAAGTTTTGAAGGCTGGATTCGTCGAATTATGGTTAACGAATGCATTTCTTATTTAAGAGTTCAGAAAAAAGTAAAATTTGCCGAAGACGAATTTTTTGTTGAAGAAAGCTTTAATGAAATCGACAGCCAATTTACAGTAGAACAGATTCAGTATTTAATTGATGCTTTGCCCGACGGCTACAAAATGGTTTTCAATTTATACGCAATTGAAGGTTATAAACACAATGAAATTGCCAAGATGTTAGGAATTAATGAAGGAACATCAAAATCGCAATTATCGCACGCTAGAAAAATGCTGCAAACACAAATTACTATTTTAAAAAAACAAGATAATGGAACCGAATAA
- the rlmN gene encoding 23S rRNA (adenine(2503)-C(2))-methyltransferase RlmN produces the protein MQMEKKDIRALSKDQLRDFFVENGDKAFRGNQVYEWLWSKGAHSFEDMTNVAKATRSMLENNFVINHIKVDTMQKSSDGTVKNAVRLHDGLVVESVLIPTETRTTACVSSQVGCSLDCNFCATARLKRMRNLEPGEIYDQVLAIDKESRLYYNHPLSNIVFMGMGEPLMNYNNVIKAIDMITSEEGLGMSPKRIMVSTSGIPKMIKKMADDDVKFKLAVSLHSAIDETRARIMPFSKNFPLKDLREALEYWYRKTKSKISYEYVVWKGINDDKASVDALVKFCKYVPCKVNLIEYNPIDDGEFQQASEESIMTYIKALENIGVVVKVRRSRGKDIDAACGQLANKEA, from the coding sequence ATGCAAATGGAGAAAAAAGACATACGAGCCTTATCAAAAGACCAGCTTCGCGATTTTTTTGTTGAAAATGGAGATAAAGCTTTCCGCGGAAATCAGGTTTATGAGTGGTTATGGAGTAAAGGTGCTCACAGTTTTGAAGACATGACAAACGTAGCAAAAGCTACAAGATCAATGCTTGAAAATAATTTTGTAATCAATCATATTAAGGTTGATACTATGCAGAAAAGTAGTGACGGAACTGTGAAAAATGCCGTTCGACTTCATGATGGACTTGTCGTTGAATCGGTTTTAATTCCGACAGAAACAAGAACTACTGCCTGCGTTTCTAGTCAGGTTGGCTGCAGTCTAGATTGTAATTTCTGTGCAACAGCAAGATTAAAAAGAATGCGAAATCTAGAACCTGGCGAAATCTACGATCAAGTTCTAGCTATCGATAAAGAAAGTCGTTTATATTACAATCACCCACTTTCGAATATTGTTTTTATGGGAATGGGAGAACCTTTAATGAATTATAATAATGTCATTAAAGCTATCGATATGATTACTTCTGAAGAAGGTTTAGGAATGTCTCCGAAACGAATCATGGTTTCGACTTCAGGAATTCCGAAAATGATTAAAAAAATGGCTGATGATGATGTGAAGTTCAAATTGGCAGTTTCATTACACTCTGCAATTGATGAAACTCGCGCACGCATTATGCCTTTCAGTAAAAACTTCCCTTTAAAAGATTTACGAGAAGCATTAGAATATTGGTACAGAAAAACCAAAAGCAAGATTTCATACGAATATGTAGTTTGGAAAGGAATTAACGATGATAAAGCCTCGGTTGATGCTTTGGTTAAGTTTTGTAAATATGTGCCTTGCAAAGTCAATTTGATTGAATATAACCCAATTGATGATGGCGAATTTCAACAAGCTTCAGAAGAATCGATTATGACTTACATAAAAGCGTTGGAAAATATTGGAGTAGTGGTAAAAGTACGTCGCAGCCGAGGAAAAGACATCGACGCCGCCTGCGGACAATTAGCCAACAAAGAAGCGTAA
- a CDS encoding DUF6702 family protein: MKKKLVFPLLGVLFVLSSAFAFHKFYVGVFQVNYAAEKKMLQITSRIFIDDLNNAMEKKYHKKTFVGTSKETPADVELLKKYLSEHFLIKVNGQSKAITFLSKEIEADDVLVCYSRIKDIDKFKTLEISNTILVDWNSEQQNITHISAFDTKRSVLFTESSRKELLKY; the protein is encoded by the coding sequence ATGAAAAAAAAGTTAGTTTTCCCTTTGCTGGGAGTTTTGTTTGTATTGTCTTCAGCATTTGCATTTCATAAATTTTATGTTGGTGTTTTTCAGGTAAATTATGCCGCAGAAAAGAAAATGCTGCAAATTACTTCTCGCATTTTTATAGATGATTTGAATAATGCAATGGAGAAAAAGTATCACAAAAAGACATTTGTTGGTACAAGCAAAGAAACTCCCGCAGATGTTGAATTATTAAAAAAATATCTATCAGAACACTTTCTGATTAAAGTAAATGGGCAATCAAAAGCGATAACTTTTTTATCTAAAGAAATTGAAGCAGATGATGTTTTGGTGTGTTATTCCAGAATAAAGGATATTGATAAATTCAAAACGCTTGAAATTTCAAACACTATTTTGGTCGATTGGAATTCAGAACAGCAAAACATTACGCATATTTCAGCATTTGATACAAAAAGAAGTGTGCTTTTTACAGAATCTTCAAGGAAGGAATTGTTAAAATATTAA
- a CDS encoding polyprenyl synthetase family protein, whose amino-acid sequence MNITSQIKQPIFNEMELFEKKFHESMTSKVALLNRITYYIVNRKGKQMRPMFVFLTAKMVSGGTVNERTYRGASVIELIHTATLVHDDVVDDSNRRRGFFSINALWKNKIAVLVGDYLLSKGLLLSIDNGDFDLLRIISVAVREMSEGELLQIEKARRLDITEDVYYEIIRKKTATLIAACCALGAKAVIEDDAQVENMRKFGELIGMAFQIKDDLFDYSEEAIGKPTGIDIKEQKMTLPLIHVLNTCTPQEKKWLINSIKNHNKDKKRVKEVIAFVKNNNGLAYAENKMVQFQQEALSLLQNFEDSEYKDALTLMVNYVIERKK is encoded by the coding sequence ATGAATATTACGTCTCAAATAAAGCAGCCCATTTTTAACGAGATGGAACTTTTCGAAAAAAAGTTCCATGAGTCGATGACTTCCAAGGTTGCGTTATTAAACCGAATCACTTATTATATAGTAAACCGCAAGGGAAAACAAATGCGTCCGATGTTTGTTTTTCTTACTGCAAAAATGGTTTCTGGCGGGACAGTAAACGAAAGAACGTATCGTGGAGCTTCAGTAATTGAGCTTATTCACACTGCAACTTTGGTACATGATGATGTAGTAGATGACAGTAATCGTCGTCGCGGATTTTTCTCAATCAATGCGCTTTGGAAAAACAAAATTGCCGTTTTGGTTGGAGATTATTTATTGTCAAAAGGCTTACTGCTTTCTATTGATAATGGCGATTTCGATTTATTGAGAATTATTTCTGTAGCCGTTCGTGAAATGAGCGAAGGAGAATTGCTTCAAATTGAAAAAGCAAGAAGACTTGATATTACAGAAGATGTTTATTACGAAATCATCAGAAAGAAAACAGCCACACTTATTGCGGCTTGTTGTGCGCTTGGCGCGAAAGCTGTAATCGAAGACGATGCTCAGGTCGAAAACATGCGTAAGTTTGGTGAATTGATAGGAATGGCTTTCCAGATCAAAGACGATTTATTTGATTATAGCGAAGAAGCCATCGGAAAACCAACTGGAATAGATATTAAAGAGCAAAAAATGACGTTGCCTTTAATTCATGTTTTAAATACTTGTACTCCGCAAGAAAAAAAGTGGCTGATAAACTCCATCAAAAACCATAACAAAGACAAAAAACGCGTAAAAGAAGTGATTGCCTTTGTAAAAAATAATAATGGTTTGGCTTACGCCGAAAACAAAATGGTGCAATTCCAGCAGGAAGCACTTTCTCTACTTCAAAACTTCGAAGATTCAGAATACAAAGACGCTTTGACTTTGATGGTGAATTATGTTATTGAGAGAAAAAAATAA